The Cervus elaphus chromosome 9, mCerEla1.1, whole genome shotgun sequence genomic interval ttcccgcTGGCCCATCACCGCCATGGTAGGGGAAAGCTGGGGAGGTCTGGAAGATGCAGCTGTAGACCCCAgagcctgcaccccacccccaccagtccCAAGGACGCTCAAGATGCCAGGTTATCTGTGAGACAGTTTTATTATCGCTCCAATTAGATTCCACCCCTATCCACACCGCCATGCTTAGGCGCTTGGTTGAGGCGGCCCCAATAGGGGACCTGGCCCCACCAGAGCTGGGACATGGGATCTCTCTGAAGCCAGGGTTTTGACTTTCTGGGTGCTTCCGCCATCTCTCTCGGATCTGTCCGCGCTCTGGGCTGGGCTGGCATCTTGGCTATGTTCTTCCAGTCCTGGCCCTGGGGCCGTCAGTGCCTGGGACCGTCCAGCTGCCCGTGTCAGTGGGGCTTGGGGACGTGGCCATCCACATAGAAGTTTCTGGTGATCTTGGGCAGGGTGAATTCGGCCCCTTCCAGTTCAGGCGTCAGCACGATCTGGCAGCCCAGCCGGGAGTTCTCTTGGAGGAGGGGGGCCATATCCAGCATGTCGTCCTCCCTGGGGTAAAGGGCGGTAGCAGTTATTAATGGGTCCAGGGGTAGGGGCCAGAAGGGAAGCTCTCCCGCCAGCAGCTCAAGGGGAGAGAAAAGCTGGGGCTGCCCTCTGCCATGGCCTGGGCGGATCCCGGAATGCCGAGGCTCAGCAACCAAGCCTTGCAGCTCAGAGCTGGGAGGGGGCCACCCTGCTCACCTCTCATCAGGAGGCGGCAGAAGGTCCAGGTGGTCTTCACTCACATACACGTGGCAGGTGGAGCACGCCAAGGAAGCTTCACAGGCCCCTGGGGGCGGCAAGTGAGGGACCGTTGGTGAGGGACCATGCTTGGGCAAGCGCCATTCAGagaaggacttttaaaaaaaaaaaatccctttgtttcttattttttggggggtggggtggggagccacaccctgaggcttgtgggatcttagttcccgaccagcgatcaaacccaggtctatgGCAATGAAAACTGGCCCACTGAAGAATCCCGTGAATCTCTTTGTTTCACCACGTGACTCTCATTTCTCCCTCCCAGGCCTGCACACCCACTGTGTGCATCCTCCACCCTGTCACTGACTTGGCTGACTGTTGCTCATCTGCACACAGGTTTTGCAAACGGACTCCCCCAAACTCTCCAGCAGGCTGACGACCAGGCTGGTACCTGGCACCATTAATGAGCGTGGGCTGGACTTCAGTGTATCTGAGAGGGGACAGGCCAGACAGGTTCCCTGTAGCCTGTGAACCCTTGCTGTGACCCTGCCACTTTGCTGGGCTGCCCTGATGCCCCTGAAGGAGGGACCGACTCACTCAGCATCTAGtgctgcagcaggagaaggggtcagGAAATAAAGGGGTGAAAGGTACAGAGTTGAGGGTTTCCTGCTTGCCCCTAGACACATTCCCAAGCTTCTGATTGATGTCTGATTGTGCTTCTGAATAATGTCCTCTTCCAAAGGGTTTTCATAGCTAGAAATCCAAACTCCTCacctgtccttgagattctcccaCCTACTTCAGCCCCCCCGGCCCCTTCGCTCAATTCCTCCATGCCAAGCTCACCCCCcaccacaggacctttgcacttggcGAACTCTTGATCTGGAATGCTCTTCTCTGCAGTCTTTCGAGAGTGAGGTCCTTTTTGTCTTTGGGCACTATTCAGTTGCCCTCCAAGTTCCCATCTCCTATTTCTTGTCCTTCCCCCAACTCCTGTTATCTCTAAAAATTTCTGGACAGCATTTATCACAATCTGAAGTTACCACTATCATTTCTGGGTTTCCCTGTGCTCTGTCAACCTGCCTCTTCTCTCTGCATTCAGCACTGAGCTTGGGAGGTTGTAGATGCCTCGAGAGATACTTGTTCTAAGTAAACAGGACAgaattctcctttctcttccagACAGGTTGGACCATGAGGGTGGAGCTGCAAGGCAGCTTTCTGACCCAGCTGCAGTGACTAAGCCGCCCACTGCCGGGAGCCGTTGTGAGAGATCCtacccatgacgaggtcatgaggaaaaaacctgacgCGCAAGGCCATTCAGAatataagggaccctccaggttggcctcggcctctaccccaccctgtatcctccccccttttctgctgttgttcttgtttgccctgctgcagattcttgtgttgcctgccgagagttctcctgctcctctttcactgaataaagaccaacttaaaatcctaattaataaatctcctagaCGCtagtaccctatgaaggggccagggatgaaggaaatgcttcaattcaaatcCTTTTGCtagcattctggcttgtttgataaatgtgtgctctcattgcaaaaaatgctcatgattgttctaaacatcctaagcacagtacgctaacaaaagaaactattaagcataggtccctccgtggggtgagaaaagctccacaaataaaatagccacaaatgggcctaatagaaaatagtttagatatatcgagattagctggtgacttcttgcaggtaattaacttttagactaagagcctgttttgtgccgtatctgctgtttttgcaatcctttgcatttctgt includes:
- the FDX2 gene encoding ferredoxin-2, mitochondrial isoform X1: MPVMAASVAWGGVNAGFLLRAARGAWWSRPGGFWGSGEAAAPAIARKFRATGSRPAGEEEAGGPERPGDVVNVVFVDRSGQRIPSFSEWRLPKHGPSPTVPHLPPPGACEASLACSTCHVYVSEDHLDLLPPPDEREDDMLDMAPLLQENSRLGCQIVLTPELEGAEFTLPKITRNFYVDGHVPKPH